The Lolium rigidum isolate FL_2022 chromosome 2, APGP_CSIRO_Lrig_0.1, whole genome shotgun sequence genomic interval CCTTatataggacggagggagtatttaactGCAAAAAGCATGTGCGAGATGATATATAGACTTTGCAACAGGGAACTTTGACTTATTTTCCGAATAACCAACTGAATGGTTTAGGGCATTTGTGCGTAATCACCAAATATCAGTGCGATCTTGCTAAAAATAGGTATGCTAAATTGTTAATCAGGTTTGGTTAGAATTCCGTACGCCTCAATTGAATCTATTATTTTGTATTTATATGATATTACATTTGTATAGTGTTATGGCTAGTAGTGGCCTTACGTTTTTGTAACCAATGTCTTTATCACCGAAGCCGTAGAGGTCGGTGACGCCACTGCTGCTAGTCCCCCGCCGTCGACGTTGATGATTCCTTAGTCCTTCGCTGACCACCGGTAGGCGGTCTCGAGGGAGGCCGGTTGCACCATATTTTACAATGCAATGAGGGCGGCAACTAGACCTAGATCCTCCTCCGAGTCGTTGGGGTGGCGAAAGGCCGCCGGAACGGCAAGTTTATCCATCCACGCTGGCAGAGCATGCCAACGACTGTGGCGACTCCTTCAGGGTGATAGAGAAACAACCGCCCCCGTGGCGGCGAGTGCCTTAGGAACTAGGCTCCCTGATGATGATACCTAGAGCGATGCAGCAAGACGAGGACCAAGACCTTCGCTGAGGCAGCGGTGCACCCCCTCCTCCTTGGGGGGGGGGGAATGGTTGGCCCCAAGAGGATGAGGACCCTGAGAACCCGAGAGGAGGAAGGGGTAGCTGGTATGTGCTTCGTGAGTGTCGGCTCCTTCGGCGGCAGCCCGGCTCGGACGCACGTGAGGACTTCGTCGAAGTCACGGCCCCTCCACCTCCCCTACTTGTTCTTCAGCTCCAGTGGGTAGGGCCCCTCGAAGACGTTGACATTGACGTGGGCTGCGGCAAGGTTGTGCGCCCAGAGCTCATTTTTTAGTGCGAAGGCCGAGCCTTCATGTTGTGCCTCTCGGAGGGCGTCGAATCGATGATGAGCTTGAAGAGAGCATCGGTGAGGAGCGAGGGAATGGCTAGGCCGACGAGGAAAACATATTGGGTGAAGTCTTCCGCCTTCTCCTTGGTCAGCTTACCCAGCCAGCTCCTCATCGCGTCGCCGCCGATTCCACTGGCCTTGAAGATGTTCGCCATTGCCGTGGTTTGAGTGTGGAAGATCGAGTGCGGGGCGAGGGGGAACGACGAGGGAAAGTGATGCGGGGCGCAACCTGCTGGTTGGGGTCTATATAGCGGTCACGGTATGGCAACTGACCATGGCATTTACGTTGATGTAGCAAGTCGCGTCGTCGCCGTGTTGTGAAGTGGCAGCACCTGCCTCGGTGACCGACTAGATGGATGTGCCACTAAATAATGCTGACCAGATGTCCAATTGAGTCGCTGACAAAGCTAGCCCGCAACATGTCATGTCAGCTGTTTCTATTCCGCATTGGCGGTCCAACGACTAGTATTTTTACATGGCGCGATACGCCAACTCAGAGGGTCCGCTGCCAGTGAGAACGTGGGGAGCCGCGCGCATGACACCAACTCAGTCAGAGGTGGTGACCTGTGTGTGCCACGCCTCCGTTAGGTGTGTAACAGTGACGTGGTAGACATCATTGACACCGTTAGCGTTCGGTCAAGCTCATGCGTCCGTTGCACGCCACGTGTAGACCCGTAATGTTGGCACTGTAGTTTTTACCACGCCACTGGTAGTAACAATGGCGTAGTAAAAAGATGGTGCGCTACTGGTCTCCAGTAAGCACATCCTACTAGTGATATCAATATTTTAACGAGAACAGAAATGTCCACGGAAGCTTAAACCATGCCCACTAGACTGTTCACAGTATGCATGCACCCACCACCTAATTATTGATTAATTTGTGTTAACATCTGGAAATACTGATCAGTTTGCAGAAGACGATTGATCGCTATCTGAACCATACAAAAGGGAGTACACCTGCCAATGTGAAAGCTCTTGAAACTGCTGGTGCCCAGGTTCCCACCCCTCTTACACTACATATAAGTTACATATATTTCTCATATCACATATTGTGTGTGTAACGTACTATATAGTTCTGACGTCATATTTGGTAAACTACTATACATATAAGCAGATGTGCAGATCTGAATCTACAGCCTTGAAGCAGAAGATAGATGCGATCGAGGCATACCAGAGGTGACGACAGATCAGTGACATATCTGCTTAATTATCTTGTAACATCATTTTTTCTTGCACATGGAAAAGAAATGTTTTATGGGCCATGTTGCTCGATCTTGACGGAATTAACTGATGATATTCACACGGGCGCttgaacatatatatatatgcaggaAGCTGTCTGGAGAAGGCCTACAGTCATGTTCGGCCCAGGagctgcaggagctggagctGCAGCTGGAAAAGAGCCTAAGCAATATCCGGCAAAAGAAGGTATGCTGATTCGTTATGCTCTCGTTTTTGTATTGTATTTCACAGTCGATCATGTTTTGGTTTGcgtaaattaattatgattatttgTTCTGGAGCAGGAAAAGAAGATGATGGATCAAATTTTGGAGCTAAGGGAGAAGGTACGTATATAAATCAGAACTAAACCATAGAAAATAGTAGTTGATACCGATTAACATACTCGAGTAGGCGACCAATGGTCATATGCATTACATTGATTCATTAACTCAGGAGGAGAAGCTGTTGAGGGAGAACTCTGTGCTCCGTGAAGAGTACATGGCGCTGCCTCTGCTAGAGCTGGCCACTAGAAGTGTAGAAGCAGCAGCCGCCCCAAGATCACCCGTCGGCGAAGAACAGGCCGAGGAggagaacgaggaggaggagcggcggcaaCGGTACATGGACGTGGAGACAGATCTGGTCATCGGAAGGCCGGGAACGTCTAGCTTGCAATAGCAATGCCAATTCATTCATTCTGCTCGATCAAGATTGGCACACAGATAAATCAAATAGTTGTTGTATGTGTCCTTGAATGTATATAACCAGTCTTAATCAGTTTAAATCGATCGATAAGGTGGCGACACAAAAAGAATAATCAACTAGATGTAGCGTGCATGGCAAAAGAAAAATGATCTGCGTGCATGTCTTCTTTTGTATCCAAATTGAATCGACATATCTATGGGACTTGAAATGGATCCTGCTGGGATGTACTTTCCCGTCCGTATGGCGAGAAGAGGTGTGTTTGCCTTAGATATATAGATGATGTTGGACTGGCAAATAAAAAAACTGCGGCAAAACACAGCAAAAGAAGCATGCACATGGTGTTTTTAATCACCGCTCTACTTTTTTGACAATTTTTTTATGTGTCAATTTCATGAAGGATGAAAAAATTCCTGTATTAGAGTGAAGGATGAGCAAATTGTGATAGATCCTGTGGATCAACTAGGGTAGATCTTAGCCGGGTAGGACAGGGATTACCGTGAAAGCTGTGAGGTTTACCTTCTCTCTGGAGAACGACAAACCCGTCGATGTTGACATGGTGACGGTGGCGGATGGtgagggagtggtggcggcggatCTTCCCGTCGGCCTTtgcactaaccctaatcggtgggtcttCTGGTGGGTCGAGTGGCAGCTCGGGGCAACCTCGTACCGAGTGCCACCggcccccaccactctatatagtgcaggcgacaggggcccaccaactagCGAACGGTTGGACGTCCCCGATCAAGGCGCGGTCAAAGGGCAcgtcgagccgttgggctcgtACGTGGTGGAGATCAACCTAATATTCTCCCCTTTGATCTCAACttacttttaactttatactaTTATGTTAtttgtttcattttggatcagtccagagggcatgtttcatcgtcacagctctattgccgatagcGATTACTGTTTCTAGGGGTATGGTACATTGGAGATTTCTCAAGAACGAGTTGGGGTGAGAATCATGCCGCAGTTTACACAATTGCTCCGCACGCGTAAAGCAAATGCAGTACTTTTCTGTTAGCATCAAATTTTGGTGAAACGATTTTTTCAGGGGTTTTTGAAGAAGGTCGCGAAAATTTTAAAAATGATGAACTAAGAAGGAAAATTAACATGAAAAAGGAATTTGAAAAACCCAAAGAAGAACTTGGATCAATAAAAACCGGACAGAAGCTTTCCAAAAACGGTCGCATctattttcaaaaaagaaaaacagcCACAGCTATTGTCAAAAAAGAAAAACAGTCACAGCTGCTAGCCTAGCGTTACTGCAGGCGACGCGGAAGAAAATGGGCCTCAACTCCCGCGATACTGTGCCTGCCGAGCAATTATGAAAAGGAAATGTTCAAGGCAGATGGTGGTACGCTGTACGCGTCCTCGAGTTATCCGATGCGTGAAGCGTCAGATAGATATTACTCCTGGGCTGGGCCAAGTGGGGTGTTGATCGTGGAGTTCCCTTGATCGTGCGTAAGCtgtccagtttttttttttgtttgaaagggTGGGGAGATCCATTTAGGGGTTGTTTGGTTCAGGGTAAGCCTGGCAATCGGGTCGGGTTTGACCGGGTCGACCTCTCCCAGACCCATGCCCATTTAACAAACGGGCGATGTTCGTGCCCCACGACCCTGCCCATGGGTCTAAGCGCATACCCATGCCCACACCCATCGGGTCACCCGACCCACCGGGCACCCATCGGGTCTGTAGACAACCCATCAAATAGCACCATCTTAGCTTTGTAAAGCTATCAGGTCATTTACAAAACATTTTCCATTACAATACATGCGCGTAGGAGACACTACGTTCAGGCAACCGAAAACAGATCACGCTCAAGTCTCGGGTACTTGGTTTCGCGGTTCCTTATATTGGCAACTATCTCTACATTCATTTTTCTCTTGGTGGGGTGGTACTAACTTGAAGACTACGATCCATGCATCACTTCAGGAGCTAGGTAGGCACTGTGCCAGTGAAAGGCGTGGAAGCCATGTCGTATTTTACATGGGCCGGTAGGAACTAAGAACTAGCTTTGGCACAAAACAAACTTAACAGTCGTTTAAGTCTAGTGTCTTGCTACCTAGCaaccaagtgtttgcttttttgtGTGGTATCAAGTGTATTTACATCAAATAAAAGACTAATTGTTATATAgaatatatatttatttaattaTCAATACTAATCGGGACCCATCGGGTTACGCACGGGCACAACCTTATGCCCATACCCTACCCATAACTAATCGGGTTACCCATGGGCATGACGAATGGGTGAAATAGTcgacccataccctacccattcggGTCGGGTGCCCATGGGCGCCCAGACCCATGTGCAAGATTGCCGGCCTGAGTTCAGGGTATCCTTTAGGGGATGAGGGCACCCCCAACCCCAACCAGCTGGTTAGGGATAGCCATTTTTCCTGTTTGGTTGAGTGTGAGGGATGGGAAATTTTTTGTTTGGTTGGAAAGATAAAATGTGGCTGGGTTGAGGGATGAGGAGTGATTTTGATGTAACGGTGACCTCTTTACTAATACGGTGAGATTACCACTCAAAGAATATACCGGCAGATTGAAGTGCCAAATTCCACAAATCTGCCGGTTCAGTTTAGTTAGAGGAAATTGAGGAAACAGAGTGAGAGAGAGGCGAGTGGAACATCCCTGACATTCTCTGTCTTCCCATACCAAGCCACATATACAAAGATAGATGGAATAGAGAGAGGCGAGCAAATCATCTAGGCCAACACCCCGACCTGCTCGTCACCCCTCCTAGGACGCCTACACTGCTGTTCCATCTCGTCCGCCATGACCTCCGTTCCATCCAATCTCAGGAGCTCCCGGATAAACGGGAGATGGAGGGAGGTACCTGCTGTCGGGCGTCGGCGTCCAGAGTAATCCCGCCCGCGTACGTCTCGTCTCCCCTCGCCGTGCCTCAGATTATTTTTGCTGCCGCTCAGTTCACCAGAGAGAGGGAGCGAGGAGAATGGGGACTTTCCTTTTCTTCCGCGGGAGGTGAGCGAGCAAAACGGGGAAAAAAGGTTTCAGGTGAGGCTAACGGCTGGAGCCAGAAGTGGTTGGCCTCATCCGCCACATttcgcaggacgagctcaaccaCCATTTTGGAGGAATATTCGTGAAATCTGATTATCCTCAACCACTCTCGCACCTGAACCGAACAGCGGTTGCCCCTAACCGCTTGAGGAACCAAACAGCCCCTTAGTCAGTCCTTGGTTTCTTCTTTACGTAGATCGCGTTCCTTGTTTTCATTTTAGGAATCTCTGGGTCCGTTCTTGTGTTGTTAAGTGAGAATATATCAAATATGAATTAATTTTCGCGAATGTTTGACGTTAATAAAAAAATTAGATTTCAAAAAGTGTTGAGACGTGAAAATAAATATAAAGGAGAAATGAAGAAAAGATATAAAGAAAAGGACATGGATGATGGTTCGAGCCCGTGGATAACGCAGGACACAACTTCGTCGAGATCGCAATGCAAAGGCACACTCATAATTTGGCAGTGCTGTGCAAGTCGAGCCACTTGCATCGCATCGCATGCGTGCGTGTTGCCTGCTCCGCCGCTCCACTTGCCACCGCCGCATCATCAAGATAAGATACCGCGTGGTGGCCCCCACATGTCATCCAGACACCTACAACCCGGCCCCACCTCTCAGCCTGGGCGACCCAGCTGCGGGGTGCGTGTACCGTTTTCCTCTCGCACGTGCTCCGCCACatcccaagaagaagaagaggaaaattCCCCAATCTATCTTCTATCGCTCGctctttcctcctcctccacttgacTCGCTCCGCAACGCAAATCCACCACCATCGCCCACCCCGCCCGATCCAGCACCTCAGCCATCCACCAACAAGGTCTGCTCGATCCCATTCCCCGTCGCCCAGATCCCCAGCCTCAGTTCCACCCAGCGGTTCCCCATCACCACCCCCCGGCTTTCCTCACAGGTAACGCACCCGATCCTCCCCCCACTTTCCCCTTCGCACAATTCCGCTCCGATCTCGCGGATTCCGCGCCCTACACCTGCAATTCGGTTAGTACCGCCCTGATTGGCGACGTTTGTTACGGGAATTGGCGGGTATCTACGGATTTCGCGCCGAACGGATCAGTGCCCCATAAATTGGGCGAATTGATCTCCGTCCgatcgctcgatccggcgcggccaATCCTGCACCAGGAGTTGAGGAAACTCTTTTAGCCGGCCGCCGAATTGGTTGTTGACCTTGTTATGCGTGATGGGGAATTCGGCTGTTTCTCGACGTGCTAGAGAGACCTCAGGGACCTACTCCTACGATCTGCTTGCCAGCTGCCCTGGTGATAACGCCAGCTTTAGCAAGGGAATTCAGTTGCTATATATATGTTTGCTGGCGAGATCCCGTGTCGTCTCGCTGAGCTCAATACTCTCGCGGCGGATCTCCGTCCGCTATCTTTGTAGGACGTTGGTTTGGCAGCTTGCAAGTTGGCGGCCATCTAGTTACGCGGCAATGGCAGTCGGTATTCGGTGGATGATATTACTGGATCCATCCTGTGCGCATTTCTTGCCGTTTTAGGGAAATACTATGATGTTTCTCCCGTTTAGCCACATGCCCAGCTAGGTATGACTCCTCAAATACGACGCCATAATCATGCGCAATTCATGAATTTGGTTTACTATCACACTAATTGGGTGGGGACGTAGTTAGCGGGAATTGTCGGTTACTTACCAAATTCGCGGTCCACGCCCAAGGCCCTCCCTCAGTTGGGTGAATTGAGATCCGTCCGATCGCTTGGTTCGGCGCAGCCAATCCTGCCCACAGAGGAATCCTACAGTTTTCGCCGCCCTCCTAGTAACGGTAGGTTTAGCCAGGGAATTCAGAGACTATATATCTTTGCTCGCGAGATCTCGTCTCCTCTCGCAGCGACACGCGGCGAAGAGTGTTCGGCATGCTGTATGCGAGGTCGCCGATTTGGCAGCTTGCGAATTGGCGGCGATCTAGTTACACGGTAAGGGCAGTCATTATTAATTGGATGATTATGCTCTGGATCCTGTGTCGTGGCGTAGAGTACGGCATTTGTTGCCCATTTTATCGAGGGAATTTCGGATACCATGTCTTTGATGCCTGAGATCTCGTCTCACTCCTTGCTCTCGTGGCGGCACGCACCCAAGAGTCTTCTGCGTGCTCTCTTTGTAGTATGCAAGGTCTTTGTTTTGGCACCTTGCGAATCGGCAACGGTCTAGTTACGCGGTAATGGCGTCACTCATTATTAGGTGGATGATATACTGGATCCTGTGTCGTGATGTAGAAGTACGGCATTTGTCGCCACTTTGGGGGAATACTATGTTTCTGCCATTTAGATACATGCTGGGTATGACTCCGCAATAGTGACTCCATAATCACACAGAATTAGTGAATTGGCTAAGTCAAGGCCTGGTTGGTCGTGTTAGTCCAAACGGTCGTGCCCTAGGGAGGAATTTCAAATTTTTGCTGTCGAATTTGTCTGCTTGTTGTGCTGGTTTTGAGTCCAGGATCTGCTCGTCAACTCATCTGGTAATAACGGTAGGTTTAACCAGGAATTCCGATAGCTTTGTTCGTGAGATCTCTCTTTCTTGTCTGTTCGTAAACTGCTTTATTTAGGAATCAAAATAGCTCTATCTTGCTATTGTGGCGCAGAGTGAATTTTGAGCGTTCTGTGCTCTCTTTCTAATGTCTGTGTTTGTTTGCAAACGTGTGAATTGGCAGTGACCTTGTTATGCGTGACGGGGAAATAATTATTAGGTGCATATTTGTTCATTCCTGAAAATGTTGATTACCATATCTCACCTGAAGCTTCATCTGTTTATGCAGTAGACAATCCCTTATGAGCTGGTCGGCTGTGGTTTCACGTCAATTTGGGGGCTACTAAGATGGGTCAGGAGCTGGGCACAGAGAAGCTTGGATCAAACTTAACGGTTGATGACATAGCAAGCGCTTTCTATTTCTCCCTCCTGCTCTCCCCTGTCGTCTCCTACTGGGACTGCATCTTCCGCAAGATAAGATACTCATTCAGACCTGAGTGGGTGTAGCATTCTGCAGCTACCGCTTCAGCACTAGTAGTTGGTCAGATAAAGGAAGTCAACAGGCCCTTAGGAAAGAGCATCTAGACTACAAGAGTCCAATAATTATGAGCTTTGGAGATTTTGGTTTTCAGTAATTATAACTAGTAGAGGAGTTTAGCTGAGATAGTCAATAGCAGACAGGCAGGCACAGACAGTTGCCATGGAAAAGGGTGCTAGTAACCAAGCAGGCAAGGtctcgaagaagggaaagaagaaaCAAGCCAAGGATGAACTGGACCGGCAGAAACAGGCCGAGAAGAAGAGGCGGCGGCTAGAGAAAGCGCTCGCAAACTCTGCTGCCATcatctcggagctggaaaagaagAAACAGAAGAAGAGAGAGGAACAGGAAAGGCTGGACGAGGAAGGTGCTTCGATAGCTGAAGCAGTTGCTCTTCACGTCCTCATAGGTGAGGAGGACTCCGATGAATCCCGCCATCTGATACTAAACAAGCACAGAAGATGCAACGACTGGGACCCCTCAGCTGGTTTTGATTTCACCCTGGACGCTCAAGGCACTGATGATATCTATTCTCCTGGTGGACTTACCTGCGCCAATCATGCTTATGCTACCAAGGGGAGGTGGATTGACTGGGACAAGGCCCATCCACTCCCAACCTGGGGAGAAGTCAGGGAACTGAAAGCGTCATACTACCAGGGAACATTCCACCAGTCGGTTGCCTGCCCAGGTTTCATGGCGGCCCAGGCGGTCTCGTCGCTGCAGATCCGAGAAGATTCCTCGAGCCAGGGAGTAGCTGCAGCCAGCGTCGTTAATAGGATGCTTGGTGGTGGCACCAACAGGCTCAGCCTTTACAGAGAGATATAAAAAGAAagtatacaccctgccatatagtATTTTTTGTATATAGTCACCAAAGGAGTGCTGACTCTTTAGCCTGCATGCAGTTGTTTCTGCTATCAGAAGAACCTGATAGTATACTGTTTGTTTTCGTTGGTCTGATAGGATATACTTTGCGTCTATTATCGGTATTGTAATGAATCATCGTATTGTTTTGATTCTCTGCTTGTTTTCTTACAGAATATAAGTCCAGCCTTTTGCATTTTCTTTGAGTTGTGTAGAGTTGATGAATTTTCCGTTTATGTATTTTTGCCTCATCTCTCTGCATTTATACCTCCCTCTATATATAATTCTAGCCTTCTCCACTTTCTTTCGAGGTACAAGCTGTGTGTGGAGTTGATAAACTTTCTGTTTATACCTTTATAGAATGTATTTATCCCTTGTTTCTCTGCATCATTTACGTTAAGCATTGTTCAAAAGACGGTGGCAGTATTTTGTTGTGCTAATGTGCACCAAGCATGCTGCTACCAAATGAAACGGACCTAATTATGCTGTGGTGGCTTGTTTGTTTCTCATGTCAGGTGAATCCATATATGTGAGAATAAATGATCTACTCTCCTAACTATTTGAACCCATCTGTTTCCTTTGTATTTATGCTCTACCATTATCTGCATGGTCACCTCAACCCTGTTTTTATGTATTTGTAAATTGGAACTGTTGCTCATTCACTTGTTCAAAGTTGTTATCTTTTTCTTCACTAAAATGTTAGTGATGAAGTCAGTTTGTGCCAAATCTAGGACACATAAATCGTTTTGTTTTATGATCAATTGATACTTCTGAAGAGACGTTATATTGATTGCATTGACGGAAGTTGTGTTTATAAATCAATTATTGCTCTTCCAGTCTTATTTCTTTTATTCGTGGGGATGAATCCTAAAGAATTCACCTATCCGAATAACAAAGAAACCAAACTTAAATGATCCAGTATTAAGAGCTAAACTAGCTAAAAGGATGGGACATAATTATCACGGGGAATACGCATGGCCCAACGATCTTCTATATATTTTCCAGTGCCTAATTATGAGTTATGTACAAGAACTGGTAAGAATAACAAGAACAATATAAAATCCTTAAATCACCGAGGTTAGCATTTCTGTCCCAGCAGAAGCTTAGATAAAGGGGAACTGCACAGTGCTGTCAGAAGGGAAACATAATGGCATCACCCGTCCGGCAAAGCGCTTGTGAACTCCCGGCAGGGCAAAAagctattcttttttttttaacgGGTACGGGTCCAGAAGGACCCGGTTGCTGCCTCATATATAAACGGTGGATGAAGATGTTACAAGGGAGTCCACAGACAAACCAGAAACTGCAGAAACAACCCCAGAAATTACAACAAGGTCCTCAGGACAAAAAgataaaaagcaatcaggtcctcgaGACCCTTCTCCACCATCGAGCACTGAGCTCCGCCGCCGCGCCAGGAAAACCggcaccggggacgaaccacttgggccAGCACCACTGGTAGGTGCGCAGCAGCCGGAGCTGAAGATCCTCCGCATCGGCGAGAAGCCTGGAGGTAGATAGACCATCGAATCGAGGCCTAGGAGGGCCGCCTTTCGACCATGATGAGCAGAGGCAGGGCGGATGTGACCGCCGGCTTGAGTCCTCCACTGAAGAACTCCTGAAACGAGAGCAAGGAAGCTCTCCGACGTAGCTATTCCCCGCCATCTCCAAGCCACCGCTTCCTGAACAGCCGCAACTCCTCTTCccccc includes:
- the LOC124691546 gene encoding MADS-box transcription factor 56-like; this translates as MAPAAVAAVEGGEGAQQQLQIVEAMEVDMEAAAAAVEKKKKTTGGRRGRREMRRIEDATSRQVTFSKRRSGLLKKAFELGVLCDAEVALIVFSPRGRLYEYASAPDLQKTIDRYLNHTKGSTPANVKALETAGAQMCRSESTALKQKIDAIEAYQRKLSGEGLQSCSAQELQELELQLEKSLSNIRQKKEKKMMDQILELREKEEKLLRENSVLREEYMALPLLELATRSVEAAAAPRSPVGEEQAEEENEEEERRQRYMDVETDLVIGRPGTSSLQ
- the LOC124691547 gene encoding uncharacterized protein LOC124691547, coding for MEKGASNQAGKVSKKGKKKQAKDELDRQKQAEKKRRRLEKALANSAAIISELEKKKQKKREEQERLDEEGASIAEAVALHVLIGEEDSDESRHLILNKHRRCNDWDPSAGFDFTLDAQGTDDIYSPGGLTCANHAYATKGRWIDWDKAHPLPTWGEVRELKASYYQGTFHQSVACPGFMAAQAVSSLQIREDSSSQGVAAASVVNRMLGGGTNRLSLYREI